The proteins below come from a single Miscanthus floridulus cultivar M001 chromosome 1, ASM1932011v1, whole genome shotgun sequence genomic window:
- the LOC136496356 gene encoding CASP-like protein 4B1 — protein sequence MAMVTTDATTAATTAAAAAEKPQDAEKPDYAPYNGASTAADGGTGARARRGGGGVVDSVVARWRREDMLDKSPLALHAAAAVFAFVALVLVASNQHGDWMQFDRYQEYRYLLAIASLALLYSLAQAARHAHRMRGGVDPVSSASGRLLDFVGDQVVAYLLMSALSAAVPITNRMRSAVVNNFTDATAAAISMAFFTFVALALSAVVSGYKLSKQTYM from the exons ATGGCGATGGTCACTACtgacgccaccaccgccgccaccacagccgccgccgccgccgagaagCCGCAGGACGCCGAGAAGCCGGACTACGCCCCCTACAACGGCGCTTCCACCGCCGCAGATGGCGGCAcgggcgcccgcgcccgccgcggtggcggtggcgtggTGGACTCGGTGGTGGCGCGGTGGCGGCGGGAGGACATGCTCGACAAGAGCCCCCTCGCGCTGCATGCCGCGGCTGCCGTCTTCGCCTTCGTCGCGCTCGTGCTCGTCGCGTCCAACCAGCACGGCGACTGGATGCAGTTCGACCGCTACCAGGAGTACAG GTACCTGCTTGCAATCGCGTCGCTGGCGTTACTCTACTCGCTGGCGCAGGCGGCGCGGCACGCGCACCGGATGCGCGGCGGTGTCGACCCCGTCTCCTCAGCATCTGGGAGGCTTCTAGATTTCGTCGGTGATCAG GTAGTTGCATACTTGCTGATGTCCGCGCTGTCGGCTGCCGTCCCCATCACGAACCGCATGAGATctgcagttgtcaacaacttcaCAGATGCGACCGCTGCAGCAATCAGCATGGCCTTCTTTACATTTGTAGCTCTTGCCTTGTCAGCAGTGGTTTCTGGTTACAAGCTCTCCAAACAAACATACATGTGA
- the LOC136496365 gene encoding uncharacterized protein, producing MASAAILRSVARSLRLRQSLEQQRCLMERRFLSSSVPTERYPSSGTHSRDAMEQKSHISGKEDVYERLLMKIDKVSEGLDEHHRLLKQLEVQMKENKNGGAIDLTPWILSVPASLILFVLYNYVQG from the exons ATGGCGTCGGCGGCGATCCTCCGGTCCGTCGCCCGCTCGCTCCGGCTCCGGCAGTCCCTGGAGCAGCAGCGGTGCTTGATGGAGCGGCGATTCCTCAGCAGTTCCGTGCCCACAGAG AGATATCCCTCCTCGGGTACTCATTCAAGAGatgctatggaacagaagagtcACATCAGCGGGAAGGAAGATGTGTATGAACGACTACTAATGAAGATCGATAAGGTTTCCGAGGGCTTGGATGAACACCACCGCCTGCTTAAGCAGCTTGAGGTTCAGATGAAGGAAAACAA GAATGGCGGAGCGATAGACCTGACACCTTGGATCCTGTCAGTACCTGCCTCTTTGATACTGTTTGTCCTTTATAATTATGTACAAGGCTGA
- the LOC136496376 gene encoding uncharacterized protein, with product MNPTGRVALPRAVMILAIGALGLCLLWVEFAVVGGGGRAADPTVRAAMAGRRTHAQAAVRSPDAWRSREWRRAVDHHAAVFQRHLADGMLSASSHAVCLGGAQEAMALRELGVFGAVARSDHQLPFPDSSVDFIFAGCALDSSKRQADLATEAARILKPDGHLVVFTSGASDAYSLRSLQALFPSLGLLRSREANGRDGSTLRELVFRKHAGISSTTTSSMSSSSLNGNNPASNCTYRDHKHRIIDLAEPLIQEEPTKPWISLKRNIKNIKYLPALADIGFKRRYVYVDVGARSHGSSIGSWFRKQYPKQNHTFEVFAVEADPAFHAEYATKKGVTLLPYAAWVRNETLMFEINGGPVGKKKGANSNARKPNDRGMGRIRTAAGATNGVSSGELRRVPAFDLAEWLKRTVSEQYFVVMKMDVEGTEFDLIPRMLDTGAICLVDELFLECHYNRWQRCCPGERSPKYQNTYGECLELFTSLRDSGVLVHQWW from the coding sequence ATGAACCCGACGGGGCGCGTGGCACTCCCACGCGCCGTTATGATCCTCGCCATCGGCGCGCTCGGGCTCTGTCTCCTATGGGTGGAATTCGCTGTCGTGGGCGGTGGCGGAAGGGCAGCAGACCCCACCGTTCGGGCCGCCATGGCCGGGAGGAGGACTCACGCCCAGGCGGCCGTCAGGTCGCCGGACGCGTGGCGCAGCCGCGAATGGAGGCGAGCGGTAGACCACCATGCCGCCGTCTTCCAAAGACACCTCGCGGACGGCATGCTCTCCGCGTCCTCCCACGCCGTCTGCCTCGGCGGTGCCCAGGAGGCGAtggcgctgcgggagctcggcgtgTTCGGCGCCGTCGCGCGAAGCGACCACCAACTCCCGTTCCCGGACTCCTCCGTCGACTTCATCTTCGCCGGATGCGCGCTCGACTCCTCCAAACGCCAGGCCGACCTCGCCACCGAGGCGGCACGTATTTTGAAGCCGGACGGCCACCTCGTTGTCTTCACGTCCGGCGCCAGCGATGCCTACAGCCTCCGGTCCCTCCAGGCTCTTTTCCCGTCCCTCGGATTACTCCGATCCCGCGAGGCAAACGGCCGGGATGGCTCCACCCTCCGGGAGCTGGTCTTCCGGAAGCATGCAGGcatttcctccaccaccaccagcagcatgtcctcctcctccctcaACGGCAACAATCCCGCGAGCAACTGCACGTATCGCGATCACAAGCACCGAATCATCGACCTCGCTGAGCCGCTGATCCAAGAAGAGCCGACGAAGCCATGGATCTCGCTGAAGAGGAACATCAAGAACATCAAGTACCTGCCAGCGCTCGCCGACATCGGCTTCAAGCGCCGGTACGTGTACGTCGACGTGGGCGCCCGGAGccacggctccagcatcggcagcTGGTTCCGGAAGCAGTACCCGAAGCAGAACCACACCTTCGAGGTCTTCGCCGTTGAGGCCGACCCTGCGTTCCATGCAGAGTACGCCACCAAGAAAGGCGTCACCTTGCTGCCCTACGCCGCCTGGGTCCGGAACGAGACGCTCATGTTCGAGATTAACGGTGGCCCGGTCGGCAAGAAGAAGGGTGCCAACAGTAACGCCAGAAAGCCGAACGACCGTGGCATGGGCCGCATCAGGACCGCGGCCGGGGCGACCAACGGGGTGTCGTCAGGCGAGTTGCGGCGCGTCCCGGCGTTCGACCTCGCCGAGTGGCTGAAGCGGACGGTGTCGGAACAGTACTTCGTGGTGATGAAGATGGACGTGGAGGGCACCGAGTTCGACCTCATCCCGAGGATGCTCGACACCGGGGCGATCTGCCTCGTCGACGAGCTGTTCCTCGAGTGCCATTACAATCGGTGGCAAAGGTGCTGCCCTGGTGAGCGGTCGCCCAAGTACCAGAACACGTATGGCGAGTGCCTAGAGCTGTTCACCTCGCTCAGGGACAGCGGCGTGCTTGTGCATCAATGGTGGTGA
- the LOC136464549 gene encoding uncharacterized mitochondrial protein AtMg00810-like: MVLTRSSNTLLQWIIDRLRAEFAIKDLGELRFFLGIDVKCYPTDFYLSQQRYADDILERARMMNRKTASTPIDAKGKLSADGPLLEDTKTYRSITGALQYLTMMHTDLAFVVQQACLHMHDPRVHQALLKRILCYVRGTSAMGLYIHGSHDLSITAYSDADWAGCPDTRRSASGFYVFLGDALVSWSSAEAEYLAVANTAAECIRLRQLLGEL; encoded by the coding sequence ATGGTGCTCACCAGGTCCAGCAACACACTTCTCCAATGGATCATCGATCGACTACGTGCTGAGTTCGCGATCAAGGATCTCGGTGAACTACGCTTCTTCCTCGGCATCGATGTGAAGTGTTACCCGACCGACTTCTATCTATCGCAGCAGCGGTATGCGGACGATATTCTTGAACGTGCAAGGATGATGAACCGCAAGACGGCGTCAACACCGATCGATGCCAAGGGCAAGCTGTCCGCTGATGGGCCACTGCTTGAAGACACCAAGACATACCGGAGTATCACCGGCGCGCTGCAGTACCTTACCATGATGCACACTGATTTGGCGTTCGTGGTCCAGCAGGCATGCTTGCATATGCATGACCCCCGTgttcatcaagctctgctgaaaaGGATACTCTGCTACGTTCGAGGGACCAGCGCGATGGGACTGTACATCCACGGCAGCCATGACCTCTCCATCACGGCATACTCTGATGCTGATTGGGCGGGCTGCCCCGACACCAGACGATCAGCGTCAGGGTTCTACGTCTTCCTAGGCGACGCGCTTGTCTCGTGGTCCAGTGCCGAAGCTGAATACCTCGCTGTCGCCAACACCGCAGCGGAGTGCATCAGGCTTCGTCAGTTGCTCGGCGAGCTCTAG